From a single Nicotiana tomentosiformis chromosome 2, ASM39032v3, whole genome shotgun sequence genomic region:
- the LOC104106906 gene encoding proteasome subunit beta type-4-like produces MESAPAKCSLLSPEADIQRTQYPYVTGTSVIGIKYKDGVLLAADMGGSYGSTLRYKSVERLKSVGKHSLLGASGEISDFQEISRNLDELILYDNMWDDGNSLGPKEVHNYLTRMMYNRRNKFNPLWNSLVLGGVKNGQKYLGTVSMIGVHYEDNHVATGFGNHLAKPIIRDEWREDLSYEEGVKLLEKCMRVLLYRDRSAVNKLQIAKITEEGVTISQPYSLKTFWNFSAFQNPTAGAVGSW; encoded by the exons ATGGAATCTGCACCGGCAAAGTGTAGTTTATTGAGCCCTGAAGCTGATATTCAGAGAACACA GTATCCATATGTGACGGGGACATCAGTTATCGGCATCAAGTACAAGGATGGTGTTCTGTTGGCTGCTGATATGGGAG GTTCCTATGGTTCAACGTTGCGTTACAAGAGTGTGGAGCGATTGAAGTCAGTGGGAAAGCACTCCCTTCTTGGCGCAAGTGGTGAAATTAGTGATTTTCAGGAGATATCGCGGAACCTTGACGAGCTTAT CTTGTATGACAACATGTGGGATGATGGAAACTCCTTGGGTCCCAAAGAAGTGCATAATTATCTAACTCGCATGATGTATAATCGAAGGAACAAGTTCAACCCACTATGGAATTCCCTTGTACTTGGTGGGGTGAAAAATGGGCAGAAGTATCTTGGAACG GTTAGTATGATTGGTGTCCATTACGAGGACAATCACGTGGCAACTGGATTTGGAAATCACCTCGCAAAGCCCATTATCCGTGATGAATGGCGCGAAGACTTGAGCTATGAAGAAGGTGTTAAGTTATTGGAGAAATGTATGCGTGTTCTTCTGTATAGGGATAGATCTGCAGTCAACAAGCTTCAG ATTGCAAAAATCACGGAAGAGGGAGTGACAATTTCTCAGCCATACTCATTAAAGACTTTCTGGAATTTCTCTGCTTTCCAGAATCCAACTGCTGGTGCGGTGGGATCATGGTAA